Proteins encoded by one window of Streptomyces clavuligerus:
- a CDS encoding PP2C family protein-serine/threonine phosphatase codes for MSLSLRFAAGSHKGMIREGNEDSGYAGPRLLAIADGMGGQAAGEVASSEVISTLVQLDDDIPGSDILTALGTAVQRANDQLRVMVEEDPQLEGMGTTLTALLWTGQRLGLVHVGDSRAYLLRDGVLTQITQDHTWVQRLVDEGRITEEEATTHPQRSLLMRALGSGDHVEPDLSIREVRIGDRYLICSDGLSGVVSHQTLEETLASYQGPQDTIQNLIQLALRGGGPDNITCIVADVLDTDAGEGLAGQLSDTPVVVGAVAENQLQLNDGGAMQTPAGRASGLGRTPRGGGYGGGEEYDTPDGSFDAYADDDFEKPGRGRIWLRRSLYTALTLGVLGGGLYAGHRWTQTQYYVGSSSGHVALYQGLSQDLAWVSLSKVEKDHPEIELKYLPPYQREQVEATIPQKSLDKARAKIGELSAQANACKKEEARQEAEKVTAAPQRKTPPSPTPSASPGAGGKTDSKKPTAASPTPPPGPVFSEEEQKLASNCGKQ; via the coding sequence ATGAGTCTGTCTCTGCGCTTCGCCGCCGGATCGCACAAGGGCATGATCCGCGAGGGCAACGAGGACTCCGGTTACGCCGGTCCCCGGCTGCTCGCCATCGCCGACGGCATGGGCGGCCAGGCCGCCGGCGAGGTCGCCTCGTCGGAGGTCATCTCCACCCTGGTCCAGCTCGACGACGACATCCCCGGCTCGGACATCCTCACCGCGCTCGGCACGGCCGTCCAGCGCGCCAACGACCAGCTCCGGGTGATGGTCGAGGAGGATCCCCAGCTCGAAGGCATGGGCACCACCCTCACCGCGCTGCTCTGGACCGGCCAGCGGCTGGGTCTGGTCCATGTCGGTGACTCCCGGGCCTATCTGCTGCGCGACGGCGTCCTCACCCAGATCACCCAGGACCACACCTGGGTGCAGCGGCTGGTGGACGAGGGCCGGATCACCGAGGAGGAGGCCACCACACATCCGCAGCGTTCGCTGCTGATGCGCGCGCTGGGCAGCGGCGACCATGTGGAGCCCGATCTCTCCATCCGTGAGGTCCGGATCGGCGACCGCTATCTGATCTGCTCCGACGGACTCTCCGGGGTGGTCTCCCACCAGACCCTGGAGGAGACCCTCGCCAGCTACCAGGGCCCCCAGGACACCATCCAGAACCTGATCCAGCTCGCCCTGCGCGGCGGCGGACCGGACAACATCACCTGCATCGTCGCCGACGTCCTCGACACGGACGCGGGCGAGGGCCTGGCCGGGCAGCTCAGCGACACCCCGGTGGTCGTCGGCGCGGTCGCCGAGAACCAGCTCCAGCTGAACGACGGCGGCGCCATGCAGACCCCCGCGGGCCGCGCCTCCGGGCTCGGCCGCACCCCCCGGGGCGGCGGCTACGGCGGCGGCGAGGAGTACGACACGCCGGACGGCAGCTTCGACGCCTACGCCGACGACGACTTCGAGAAGCCCGGCCGGGGCCGGATCTGGCTGCGGCGCTCGCTGTACACGGCGCTCACCCTCGGTGTGCTCGGCGGCGGTCTCTACGCGGGCCACCGCTGGACGCAGACGCAGTACTACGTCGGCTCCAGCAGCGGACATGTGGCCCTCTACCAGGGCCTCAGCCAGGATCTCGCCTGGGTCTCCCTGTCGAAGGTGGAGAAGGACCACCCGGAGATCGAACTCAAGTACCTCCCGCCCTACCAGCGCGAGCAGGTGGAGGCCACAATCCCGCAGAAGAGCCTCGACAAGGCCCGGGCGAAGATCGGCGAGCTCTCCGCGCAGGCCAACGCCTGCAAGAAGGAGGAGGCGCGCCAGGAGGCCGAGAAGGTCACCGCGGCCCCGCAGCGGAAGACCCCGCCCTCCCCCACCCCCAGCGCCTCGCCGGGGGCCGGGGGGAAGACCGACTCGAAGAAACCGACCGCTGCCTCTCCCACTCCTCCCCCGGGACCCGTCTTCTCGGAGGAAGAGCAGAAGCTGGCCTCGAACTGCGGTAAGCAGTAA
- a CDS encoding FtsW/RodA/SpoVE family cell cycle protein — translation MSVVTNTTTIGAIEAPSRRNTELMMLAFSVAIPVFAYINVGLALDGKLPAGVLGYGLGLGLLAAVAHLVVRKFAKYADPLMLPLAVLLNGLGLVMIWRLDQSPRLILRAESAYGAFSADAPKQMLYSAIGVALFVAVLLIIKDHRILQRYTYISMAAALVLLTLPMFFPARYGARIWISLGPINIQPGEFAKIIIAVFFSGYLMVKRDALALASRRFLGLYLPRGRDLGPILMVWAMSILILVFETDLGTSLLFFGMFVVMLYVATERTSWIVFGLLMSAAGAVGVASFAPHVQQRVDAWLNPFSTAVFDGQSDQIGQSLMSFGAGGTLGTGWGQGNSDLIKFAANSDFILSSFGEELGLAGIMALFMVYGLIVERGVRTALAARDPFGKLLAVGLSGAFAIQVFVVAGGVMGLIPLTGMTMPFLAAGGSSVIANWALIAILIRISDTARRPAPAPAPSPDAEMTQVVRP, via the coding sequence ATGAGCGTTGTCACCAACACCACCACGATCGGCGCGATCGAAGCGCCGAGCCGCCGCAACACCGAACTGATGATGCTGGCCTTCTCGGTCGCCATCCCGGTGTTCGCGTACATCAACGTCGGACTCGCCCTCGACGGGAAGCTGCCCGCCGGGGTGCTCGGCTACGGCCTCGGGCTCGGGCTGCTGGCCGCCGTGGCCCATCTGGTGGTGCGGAAGTTCGCCAAGTACGCCGACCCGCTGATGCTGCCGCTCGCGGTGCTGCTCAACGGGCTGGGACTGGTGATGATCTGGCGGCTGGACCAGTCGCCCCGGCTGATCCTGCGCGCGGAGAGCGCCTATGGCGCCTTCTCCGCCGACGCGCCCAAGCAGATGCTGTACTCGGCGATCGGTGTGGCGCTCTTCGTCGCGGTGCTCCTGATCATCAAGGACCACCGCATCCTCCAGCGCTACACCTATATCTCGATGGCGGCGGCGCTGGTCCTGCTGACCCTGCCGATGTTCTTCCCCGCCCGGTACGGCGCGCGGATCTGGATCAGCCTGGGCCCGATCAACATCCAGCCCGGCGAGTTCGCCAAGATCATCATCGCGGTGTTCTTCTCCGGCTACCTCATGGTGAAACGGGACGCGCTCGCGCTCGCCAGCCGCCGCTTCCTCGGCCTCTATCTGCCGCGCGGCCGGGACCTCGGACCGATCCTCATGGTCTGGGCGATGTCGATCCTGATCCTTGTCTTCGAGACGGACCTCGGCACCTCGCTGCTCTTCTTCGGCATGTTCGTGGTCATGCTGTACGTGGCCACCGAGCGCACGAGCTGGATCGTCTTCGGTCTGCTGATGTCCGCCGCCGGGGCCGTCGGCGTCGCCTCCTTCGCCCCCCATGTCCAGCAGCGCGTGGACGCCTGGCTCAACCCGTTCTCCACGGCGGTCTTCGACGGCCAGAGCGACCAGATCGGCCAGTCGCTGATGTCCTTCGGCGCCGGTGGCACCCTGGGCACCGGCTGGGGCCAGGGCAACTCCGACCTGATCAAGTTCGCGGCCAACTCCGACTTCATCCTCTCCAGCTTCGGCGAGGAGCTGGGTCTCGCCGGGATCATGGCCCTGTTCATGGTCTACGGCCTGATCGTGGAACGGGGGGTGCGCACGGCGCTCGCCGCCCGCGACCCGTTCGGCAAGCTGCTCGCGGTCGGTCTCTCCGGCGCCTTCGCCATCCAGGTCTTCGTGGTGGCCGGCGGTGTGATGGGGCTGATCCCGCTGACCGGTATGACCATGCCGTTCCTCGCGGCCGGTGGCTCCTCCGTGATCGCGAACTGGGCGCTCATCGCCATCCTGATCCGGATCAGCGACACCGCCCGCCGTCCCGCCCCGGCCCCGGCGCCCTCTCCCGACGCGGAGATGACCCAGGTGGTCCGTCCGTGA
- a CDS encoding peptidoglycan D,D-transpeptidase FtsI family protein produces the protein MNRPLRRIAVFCGVLMLALLIRANWLQYFQAEELNENDRNRRVQIARYASERGDIIVDSKPITGSEQTDDTDYVYKRTYVDGPMWAPVTGYASQAFDANQIEKIEDGILSGTSDRLFFDRTTAMFTGDKKKGGNVVTTLSGAAQKAAFTGLGKKKGAVVAVEPRTGRILALASTPSYDPAGFAGYSRADEKRWQALERDESKPMLNRALREIYPPGSPFKVLTAAAALEHGAVDDIEEPTDTPEPYILPNTRVPMKNLAQGCENVSLKKALEISCNSVFAKLADEVGREKMLETAEKFGFNREHFTPVRAEASVYDREMERSENSLSAIGQFNTATTPLQMAMVAAGIANDGRLMKPYMIDRLESPDLDVIEQHEPEELSRPVSQKTAQLVQEMMENVVESGSGANARIPGVTVGGKTGTAQHGPQNSKRPYAWFISYAKTDEGSPVAVAVIVEDDGRTARDDISGGGLAAPIARSVMEAVLKK, from the coding sequence GTGAACAGACCGCTGCGTCGGATCGCCGTCTTCTGCGGCGTTCTGATGCTCGCCCTGCTCATCAGGGCCAACTGGCTCCAGTACTTCCAGGCCGAAGAGCTGAACGAGAACGACCGCAACCGCCGGGTCCAGATCGCCCGGTACGCCAGTGAGCGCGGCGACATCATCGTCGACAGCAAGCCGATCACCGGCTCCGAGCAGACCGACGACACGGACTACGTCTACAAGCGCACCTATGTCGACGGCCCCATGTGGGCCCCGGTGACCGGATACGCCTCCCAGGCGTTCGACGCCAACCAGATCGAGAAGATCGAGGACGGCATCCTCTCGGGCACCTCGGACCGGCTCTTCTTCGACCGGACGACGGCGATGTTCACCGGCGACAAGAAGAAGGGCGGCAATGTCGTCACCACGCTGAGCGGCGCCGCGCAGAAGGCGGCGTTCACGGGGCTCGGCAAGAAGAAGGGCGCGGTCGTCGCGGTCGAACCGCGGACCGGCAGGATTCTCGCGCTCGCCTCCACCCCCTCGTACGACCCCGCCGGTTTCGCCGGTTACTCCCGGGCGGACGAGAAGCGGTGGCAGGCGCTGGAGCGGGACGAGAGCAAGCCGATGCTCAACCGGGCGCTGCGGGAGATCTACCCGCCGGGCTCCCCCTTCAAGGTGCTGACGGCCGCCGCGGCGCTGGAGCACGGCGCGGTGGACGACATCGAGGAGCCGACGGACACCCCCGAGCCGTACATCCTCCCGAACACCCGGGTGCCGATGAAGAACCTCGCACAGGGCTGCGAGAACGTGAGCCTGAAGAAGGCGCTGGAGATCTCCTGCAACTCGGTCTTCGCCAAGCTCGCCGACGAGGTGGGCCGCGAGAAGATGCTGGAGACGGCGGAGAAGTTCGGTTTCAACCGGGAGCACTTCACCCCGGTGCGGGCCGAGGCGTCCGTCTACGACCGGGAGATGGAGCGCTCGGAGAACTCCCTCTCGGCGATCGGGCAGTTCAACACCGCCACCACCCCGCTCCAGATGGCGATGGTCGCGGCGGGTATCGCCAACGACGGCAGGCTGATGAAGCCGTACATGATCGACCGGCTGGAGTCGCCCGATCTCGACGTGATCGAGCAGCACGAGCCCGAGGAGCTGAGCCGCCCCGTCTCCCAGAAGACCGCGCAGTTGGTCCAGGAGATGATGGAGAACGTCGTCGAGAGCGGCAGCGGCGCCAACGCCCGTATCCCGGGCGTCACGGTGGGCGGCAAGACCGGCACCGCCCAGCACGGGCCCCAGAACAGCAAGCGGCCGTACGCCTGGTTCATCTCGTACGCCAAGACCGACGAGGGCTCGCCGGTGGCCGTCGCGGTCATCGTCGAGGACGACGGACGGACCGCGCGGGACGACATCTCGGGCGGCGGGCTCGCCGCGCCGATCGCCCGGAGCGTGATGGAGGCGGTTCTCAAGAAGTGA
- the pknB gene encoding Stk1 family PASTA domain-containing Ser/Thr kinase, translating to MEEPRRLGGRYELGSVLGRGGMAEVYLAHDTRLGRTVAVKTLRADLARDPSFQARFRREAQSAASLNHPAIVAVYDTGEDYVDGVSIPYIVMEYVDGSTLRELLHSGRKLLPERTLEMTIGILQALEYSHRNNIVHRDIKPANVMLTRTGQVKVMDFGIARAMGDAGMTMTQTSAVIGTAQYLSPEQAKGEQVDARSDLYSTGCLLYELLTVRPPFIGDSPVAVAYQHVREEPQPPSNFDHEITPEMDAIVLKALVKDPDYRYQSADEMRADIEACLDGQPVTAAAAAMGAVGYGGYPPEEHATTALRQADPAVAQTSMLPPINPEDGGYDGYDDGRGRRRQRKSSTSTVLLVVAGVLVLIGAVLIARAVFGDKPEAGDVPVPVLVGKTPAEAQRLADNAEVTLTQSGAERCDQPKGRICSQIPADGTVSKGDTVTYVLSEGAPKVEVPDVTEKSLDSAREQLTRKGFKVEVDEVESTSEDPGTVIEQRPRGASMAEKNTTVTLTVAKQALKTVPFVEGNPYPSAQQQLQVNGFQVNVEYVDSDKPRDQVLTQKPAGNSQAPENSTVTLTVSKGPEQVITVPPLTGKTLGEAKLLLSQAGLELGDVTGPDDDNARVIDQNPKGGGQPGEEKKVDVTTLDLGGGDNNGNNSDNGNQGNNGNNGDPGNGEEDSDGGWNPFAGLR from the coding sequence ATGGAAGAGCCGCGTCGCCTCGGCGGGCGGTACGAACTGGGCTCGGTGCTCGGCCGCGGTGGCATGGCGGAGGTCTACCTCGCCCATGACACCCGTCTCGGCCGTACCGTCGCCGTGAAGACGCTCCGGGCGGACCTGGCCCGTGATCCGTCCTTCCAGGCCCGGTTCCGCCGTGAGGCCCAGTCGGCCGCCTCGCTCAACCATCCTGCGATCGTCGCGGTCTACGACACGGGCGAGGACTACGTCGACGGGGTCTCCATCCCGTACATCGTGATGGAGTACGTCGACGGCTCCACCCTCAGGGAGCTGCTGCACTCCGGGCGGAAGCTGCTGCCCGAGCGCACCCTGGAGATGACGATCGGCATCCTCCAGGCCCTGGAGTACTCGCACCGCAACAACATCGTCCACCGTGACATCAAGCCGGCGAACGTCATGCTGACGCGCACCGGCCAGGTCAAGGTGATGGACTTCGGCATCGCGCGCGCCATGGGCGACGCCGGGATGACGATGACACAGACCTCCGCCGTCATCGGCACCGCCCAGTACCTCTCCCCGGAGCAGGCCAAGGGCGAGCAGGTCGACGCCCGCTCCGACCTCTACTCCACCGGCTGCCTCCTCTACGAGCTGCTGACCGTGCGCCCGCCGTTCATCGGGGACTCACCCGTGGCGGTGGCGTACCAGCATGTCCGCGAGGAGCCGCAGCCGCCGTCCAACTTCGATCACGAGATCACCCCCGAGATGGACGCGATCGTCCTCAAGGCGCTGGTCAAGGACCCCGACTACCGCTATCAGTCGGCGGACGAGATGCGGGCGGACATCGAGGCGTGCCTGGACGGCCAGCCGGTCACGGCGGCGGCCGCGGCCATGGGCGCGGTCGGCTACGGCGGCTATCCGCCGGAGGAGCACGCCACCACGGCCCTGCGCCAGGCGGACCCGGCGGTCGCCCAGACCTCGATGCTCCCGCCGATCAACCCGGAGGACGGGGGCTACGACGGATACGACGACGGTCGCGGACGCCGCCGTCAGCGCAAGTCCAGCACCTCCACGGTGCTGCTCGTGGTCGCGGGTGTGCTGGTGCTGATCGGCGCGGTCCTCATCGCCCGCGCCGTCTTCGGGGACAAGCCCGAGGCCGGTGATGTGCCGGTGCCGGTGCTCGTGGGCAAGACCCCGGCGGAGGCCCAGCGGCTCGCCGACAACGCGGAGGTCACCCTCACCCAGTCCGGCGCGGAACGCTGCGACCAGCCCAAGGGCAGGATCTGTAGTCAGATCCCGGCCGATGGCACCGTGTCCAAGGGCGACACCGTCACCTATGTGCTCTCCGAGGGCGCGCCCAAGGTGGAGGTCCCCGACGTCACCGAGAAGTCCCTGGACAGCGCGCGGGAGCAGCTCACCCGCAAGGGCTTCAAGGTGGAGGTCGACGAGGTCGAGTCGACCTCCGAGGACCCGGGCACGGTCATCGAGCAGCGGCCCCGGGGCGCCAGCATGGCCGAGAAGAACACCACGGTGACGCTGACGGTGGCCAAGCAGGCGCTGAAGACGGTGCCGTTCGTCGAGGGCAATCCGTACCCGTCGGCGCAGCAGCAGCTCCAGGTCAACGGCTTCCAGGTGAACGTCGAGTATGTGGACTCGGACAAGCCCCGGGACCAGGTCCTGACCCAGAAGCCGGCCGGGAACAGCCAGGCGCCCGAGAACAGCACGGTGACGCTCACGGTCTCCAAGGGGCCCGAGCAGGTCATCACGGTCCCGCCGCTGACGGGCAAGACCCTCGGTGAGGCCAAGCTGCTCCTTTCCCAGGCGGGTCTGGAACTCGGCGACGTCACCGGCCCGGACGACGACAACGCCCGGGTGATCGACCAGAACCCGAAGGGCGGCGGCCAGCCGGGCGAGGAGAAGAAGGTCGATGTCACCACCCTCGACCTGGGCGGTGGCGACAACAACGGAAACAACAGCGACAACGGGAACCAGGGCAACAACGGAAACAACGGTGACCCGGGGAACGGCGAGGAGGACTCCGACGGGGGCTGGAACCCCTTCGCGGGCCTGCGCTGA